The following are from one region of the Ruficoccus sp. ZRK36 genome:
- a CDS encoding excinuclease ABC subunit UvrC — protein MPTPQTKKKLNEAVRRLPHTPGVYLMKDRVGTVLYVGKAKDLKKRVSTYFQPSRKRQIAQPKVTAMIELVHEVETIDVKTETEALLLEGRLIKEYKPKYNTDFTDNKQFLLVRVDIGAELPRFRLTRNRKDDGARYFGPFVHAGLLRKTLAQMRIKFGILLGDAHPVRLPDGRWMRYDDARAEIYKAAEPVSVEEYRGFVEEACAFLDGKSREWLAKLKEKMAVAAEAREYEKAAELRDQVQAMEATLEPARRFTRTTLPLPDAPAEAMASLQASLELPTLPQHMECFDISHISGSFVVASMAYFASGKPDRAQNRRYRIKSFVGNDDFRAMEEVVGRRYLRLKEEGRAFPDLVVIDGGQGQVHAAMKAFMFHGLEMPPLIGLAKKEETVIFADGREPLNLPHHNSGLRLLQRLRDEAHRLANGYNAQLRSKRIRETILDEFEGLGPVRRKALLDHFHSIDRLRKASPEELQQVEGIGPKLAAALHAFLRREPSGPAMQKGDPAAPLRLH, from the coding sequence ATGCCAACCCCGCAAACCAAGAAAAAATTGAATGAGGCGGTGCGGCGACTGCCGCACACCCCCGGCGTCTACCTGATGAAGGACCGGGTCGGGACCGTCTTGTACGTGGGCAAGGCCAAGGACCTGAAGAAGCGCGTCAGCACGTATTTCCAGCCCTCTCGCAAGCGCCAGATCGCCCAGCCCAAAGTCACCGCCATGATCGAGTTGGTGCACGAGGTCGAGACGATCGATGTGAAAACCGAGACCGAGGCGCTGCTGCTGGAGGGCCGCCTGATCAAGGAGTACAAGCCCAAGTACAACACCGATTTTACCGACAACAAACAGTTCCTGCTCGTGCGGGTGGACATCGGCGCGGAGCTGCCGCGCTTCCGGCTGACCCGTAACCGCAAGGACGACGGTGCGCGCTATTTCGGTCCGTTTGTGCACGCCGGATTGTTGCGTAAGACCCTGGCGCAGATGCGGATAAAGTTTGGCATCCTCCTCGGGGACGCCCACCCGGTGCGTCTGCCCGATGGTCGCTGGATGCGCTACGACGACGCCCGGGCCGAGATTTACAAGGCCGCCGAACCGGTCAGCGTGGAGGAGTATCGGGGCTTTGTGGAGGAGGCCTGTGCCTTTCTCGATGGGAAATCCCGCGAGTGGCTGGCCAAGCTGAAGGAAAAAATGGCCGTCGCCGCCGAGGCCCGCGAATACGAGAAAGCCGCCGAGCTGCGCGACCAGGTGCAGGCTATGGAGGCGACGCTGGAGCCGGCCCGCCGTTTTACCCGGACCACGCTGCCGCTGCCGGACGCCCCGGCCGAGGCCATGGCCTCACTGCAGGCTTCGCTCGAGCTACCGACGCTGCCGCAGCACATGGAGTGTTTCGATATTTCGCACATCTCGGGTTCCTTCGTGGTGGCGTCGATGGCGTACTTCGCCAGCGGCAAGCCCGACCGCGCACAGAATCGCCGCTACAGGATCAAGAGTTTCGTGGGAAATGATGACTTCCGGGCGATGGAGGAGGTCGTCGGCCGCCGCTACCTGCGCTTGAAGGAGGAGGGCCGGGCCTTTCCGGATCTGGTCGTGATCGACGGTGGGCAGGGCCAGGTCCACGCCGCGATGAAGGCCTTTATGTTCCACGGGCTGGAGATGCCGCCGCTCATTGGCTTGGCTAAAAAGGAGGAGACGGTGATTTTCGCCGACGGGCGCGAGCCGCTCAACCTGCCGCACCACAACAGCGGGCTGCGGCTGCTCCAGCGTCTGCGCGACGAGGCTCACCGCCTGGCCAACGGCTACAACGCCCAGCTGCGGTCCAAGCGTATCCGCGAGACGATTCTGGACGAGTTCGAGGGGCTGGGCCCGGTCCGCCGCAAGGCCCTGCTGGATCACTTTCACTCGATCGACCGCCTCCGCAAGGCCAGCCCCGAGGAGCTTCAGCAGGTCGAGGGCATCGGCCCCAAGCTCGCCGCTGCGCTGCATGCGTTTCTGCGCCGCGAGCCGTCCGGCCCCGCCATGCAAAAGGGGGACCCTGCGGCCCCCCTACGTTTACACTAA
- a CDS encoding peroxiredoxin: MKNPLLILAGALGLSSAVQAEPLKVGDDAPVMVVVNQDGEEVDLGNVYAEGTTLVYFYPKADTPGCTAQACSLRDAYTELTDAGVTVIGVSGDSVKSQKAFAEKYKLPFTLVSDPDSKLMEAFGVPHRLSFASRQAYLIRDGKIVWLDYKASTKQQAADALAALKDVSDGS; encoded by the coding sequence ATGAAAAATCCCTTGCTGATTCTCGCCGGTGCGCTCGGACTGAGCAGTGCCGTTCAAGCTGAGCCCCTCAAAGTGGGGGATGACGCCCCTGTCATGGTTGTCGTCAATCAGGACGGTGAAGAAGTGGACCTAGGCAATGTCTATGCCGAAGGAACCACGCTCGTCTACTTTTACCCCAAGGCCGACACTCCCGGCTGTACGGCTCAGGCCTGCAGTCTGCGTGATGCCTACACAGAGCTGACCGATGCCGGGGTGACAGTGATCGGCGTCAGCGGGGACTCTGTGAAATCGCAGAAGGCATTCGCCGAGAAGTACAAGCTGCCGTTTACGCTGGTCTCCGACCCGGACAGCAAGCTGATGGAAGCCTTTGGAGTGCCCCATCGGTTGAGCTTTGCCTCCCGCCAGGCATACTTGATCCGGGACGGCAAGATCGTCTGGCTTGACTATAAGGCATCGACGAAGCAGCAGGCCGCCGATGCACTGGCCGCCCTTAAGGATGTTTCCGACGGCAGCTAA
- a CDS encoding competence/damage-inducible protein A, which produces MSSNPRVELLNLGDELLLGIRENTHLAHIGRELARHGLFLQRNVCFNDAPDEIRRFFTESWNQSDIILTTGGLGPTSDDNTREVIADVLGLELIYAEEIEQAIRKRFERMGRTVSPNNLKQCYLPKGAEILPNPNGTAPGIWLKKDGKCLAMLPGPANEMIPMLADQVLPRLCAEGMCKLDEAYVQLRTMGIGESALDHLLTPIFVKHEGLGVAYCAHQGMVDVRLSRGRGDFSRCAVQNIAKECREALGEDFVCYGEDSIAKVIFDHLRADEKTLAVAESCTGGLLSNAFTDIPGASKVFAGGIVCYNNDAKMELLGVPECIISQHGAVSAETAVAMATGAAERLSTEYALSVTGFAGPNGGTQENPVGTIYIGYHAPAGTWCVRMVYPGERSTVKVRAVMRALDVMRRKLNKYKVEDALQAMASEQ; this is translated from the coding sequence ATGTCGTCAAATCCCCGCGTAGAACTTCTGAATCTCGGCGACGAGCTGCTGCTCGGCATCCGCGAGAACACCCACCTCGCCCACATCGGGCGCGAACTGGCCCGCCACGGCCTCTTTCTCCAGCGCAACGTCTGCTTTAACGATGCCCCGGACGAGATCCGCCGCTTTTTCACGGAGAGCTGGAACCAGTCGGACATCATTCTGACCACCGGCGGCCTCGGCCCGACCAGCGACGACAACACCCGCGAAGTCATCGCCGACGTGCTCGGGCTGGAGCTGATCTACGCCGAGGAAATCGAGCAGGCCATCCGCAAGCGCTTTGAGCGCATGGGCCGCACCGTCAGCCCGAACAACCTCAAGCAGTGCTACCTGCCCAAGGGCGCGGAGATTTTACCCAATCCCAACGGCACCGCACCCGGCATCTGGCTGAAAAAGGACGGCAAGTGCCTGGCCATGCTGCCCGGCCCCGCCAATGAAATGATCCCCATGCTCGCCGATCAGGTCCTGCCCCGCCTCTGCGCCGAGGGCATGTGCAAACTCGACGAGGCCTACGTGCAGCTGCGCACGATGGGCATTGGCGAGAGTGCCCTCGACCACCTGCTGACCCCGATTTTCGTCAAGCACGAGGGGCTCGGCGTGGCCTATTGTGCCCATCAGGGCATGGTCGATGTGCGCCTGAGCCGCGGGCGCGGAGACTTCTCCCGCTGCGCCGTGCAGAACATCGCCAAGGAGTGCCGCGAAGCGCTCGGCGAGGACTTCGTCTGCTACGGCGAGGATTCCATCGCCAAGGTCATCTTTGACCACCTGCGTGCGGACGAAAAAACGCTCGCCGTGGCCGAATCCTGCACCGGCGGCCTGCTCTCAAACGCCTTTACCGACATCCCCGGCGCCTCCAAGGTCTTTGCCGGGGGCATCGTGTGCTACAACAATGACGCCAAGATGGAGCTGCTCGGGGTCCCCGAGTGCATCATCTCCCAGCACGGAGCCGTCAGCGCCGAAACCGCCGTGGCCATGGCCACCGGCGCAGCCGAGCGCCTCTCCACCGAGTACGCCCTCTCCGTGACGGGCTTTGCCGGCCCCAACGGCGGCACCCAGGAGAACCCGGTCGGCACTATCTACATCGGCTACCATGCCCCCGCCGGTACTTGGTGCGTGCGCATGGTCTATCCGGGCGAACGCTCCACCGTCAAGGTCCGCGCCGTCATGCGTGCCCTCGATGTGATGCGCCGCAAGCTCAACAAGTACAAGGTCGAGGACGCCCTCCAGGCCATGGCCTCCGAGCAGTAG